The genomic DNA TCTTACTTCATGATACCTTTATAAGAATGGGTTACAATGGCtctcaattaaccccaactgaCATGCTAATATATGGTTTCACTGGAGTTAAGTGCCacgtggaagggataattaagtttcCTATGACTATAGGTCAGGCACCAAGACATGTAACatagatgttggactttgtggtggtaaaggccgGATCAACTTAAAATACAATCATGGGAAGAATATAaatacatgctttcaaggcagtctcctcttcttaccattcagtgatgaagtttcccactgaaacgggattggagaagagagagaagatcaaaagatagcaaggagttgttatgtggccttCCTTAGGGCTGATGGAGTTGGGGCGGGTTTTACCGATCGAAGATCTGGATATTCacgagaatgatgagaaaagagggaagcttGCAAAAGACTTAATTCTGATCCCTTTGGTTCCTGAAGACCTTGAGAAAATAACTTTCATTGGAGCGTCACtggaggagccccttagagggaagatggtgaagttttttcaagaaaataaggatgtgtttgcatggtcagcagctgatatgcctggtATAGACGCGAAGCTGATTACTCATAAATTGAATGTAGATCTGAATCGAAAGAccgtgaagcaaaagaaaaggagtTTTGCCCCTGAGAGGCAGGAAGCAATCAAGAAAGATatagagaagctcttagaggctggtttcattgaagagatacaatttccggaatggttagcaaaccctataatggtaaagaaggctaatggaaaatggaggatgtatgtggatttcaccgatctgaatgatgcatgcccaaaggattgtttTCCATTGCCGAGGATAGATACAATTATAAATTCTACTGTTGGTCATGAAATGCTAAGCTTTATGAATGGATTCAGTgaatacaatcagatcaagatgcataaggatcACATCCCCAAGGTACCATTCATCACTGAATTTGGtgttttttattatcttgttatggcatttggtctcaagaatgcaggagctacctatcaaaggttagTGAGCAAgatttttaaagatcttattgggaAAAAAATGGAAGTATATATAGATGACATGTTAGTTAAGTGTCTTATTaagactgatcacataacccatttaagggaagcCTTTGAGGTCTTGAGGTACtataaaatgatgttaaatcccgcaaagtgtgctttcagagtggGATCTGGGAAAtgtttgggattgatggtctccaagagggtAATTGAAGAAAACCCTGATAAGATAAAGGCCATTTTAGACATGGAGTCTCCGCGGTctgtcaaagatgttcaaaaaCTAACTGGGAGGGTTGTTGCTTTGGGAACGTTTATCTCCAAATCAGAGGACAAGTGCTTGCCATTTTTCAAAGCcttaaagaaagtaaaagatttcaTATGGACCGAGGAAAGTCAAGAGGCTTTCGAGggattaaagaaatatatggttcaaccccgttgttggccaaaccagttCTGAGTGAAACTTTATACTTGTATCTAGCCATCTCAGAAAATGCTTTGAGCGCCATTTTGGTTAAGGAGGAATTTAGAATCCAAAATTCAATATACTACTTCAGTAAGATTCtacatggagctgagttgaattattagACTATTGAAAAGTTCGCTCTAGCCCTGGTAATGGCCTCaaggaagttgcgtccttacttccaagctcataaaattgaagtgttaatGATCAACCTTtaagaaacatcattcacaggCCTAAAGCAAGTGGAAGGCTGATTAAATGGGCTATTAAGTTGGGACAATTCGACATAAAGTATAAGCGAAGAACGGCGATGAAAGCCCAGGctttggctgacttcgtggttgaatgtaccatcCCCAACCCAGAAGTCGGGGGGCGGGAAGATACTGAACCTCAAGGTATAGAGGATAGTGAAGGAGGACATGACAAAGAAAAGGAATtatgggttctctattttgatggagcatcaaaaataaattcgaGTGGAGCAGGGCTAGTCTTACAAATCCCAGATGGATTATTGATTGAATATGCCATGAAGTTAAATTTCCTaaccacaaataatgaagctGAGTACGAAGCTCTAATAGCTGGTCTTGGCCTAGCAGGAACATTGGGAGTCAAAAACTTGGAAGTCTCTGGGGACTCGAAGCTGGTGGTATCTCAGGTTAAAGGAGAGTCTGGGGCAAGAGATGAACCCATGACGAAAAATAGGCGCCTAGTAAGGGCCatgatgactcagttcgatgaatgtcGTCTtaagcacattccaagggaggaaaataaTAAGGTCGATGCCTTGTCCAAATTTGCCtcatcaaaaataaaagaaagcTCTGGCAGCGTGTACTTCTGAATTTTGAAAACAAGAAGCATTGATGTTACACTTGTTGCCCCTATAGGGGTGGGGACATCATGAATAAATCCTATTAAGGCTCACCTACAAATCGGGTGGCTTCCTAGTGATGTTGTGGAAGCAAGAAAGTTGTTTATGCGAGCCTTAAGATATTCTTTGATTAATGGGATTCTTTATAAAAGGTCTTTTGTAGTTCTTAATTTAATATGTCTCAGGCCGGATGAGGCTCGACTTGCTTTAGAAGAAGTGCATGAGGGTATATGTGGCCAatacttggggggcagggccttagcccACAAAATTACTCGCCTAGGCTTCTATTGGCAAGAAATGATagttgatgccaaagaatatgttaAGAGATGTGATCGATGTCAGAAACATGCCCCTGTAGTAAGGCAACCTCCAAAAATGCTGACTTCCATAAACTCCCCAATCCcatttgctatgtggggaatgaaTATTCTCGAGCCTTTCCCAATGGCTACTACTCAAAGGAAATTTTTGATTGTGGCGATTGACTACTTTTccaaatggattgaagccaagcccttggcaaAGATTATGACTAAGCAAGTCTATCAGTTCCTGTAAGAGAATATCATGTGTAGATACGGAATTTCATGAATCTTGGTAACCGACAATGGAATACAGTTCAATAATGAAGAATTCCGAAAGTATTGTGAAGAG from Apium graveolens cultivar Ventura chromosome 5, ASM990537v1, whole genome shotgun sequence includes the following:
- the LOC141661003 gene encoding uncharacterized protein LOC141661003, with product MMLNPAKCAFRVGSGKCLGLMVSKRVIEENPDKIKAILDMESPRSVKDVQKLTGRVVALGTFISKSEDKPKASGRLIKWAIKLGQFDIKYKRRTAMKAQALADFVVECTIPNPEVGGREDTEPQGIEDSEGGHDKEKELWVLYFDGASKINSSGAGLVLQIPDGLLIEYAMKLNFLTTNNEAEYEALIAGLGLAGTLGVKNLEVSGDSKLVVSQVKGESGARDEPMTKNRRLVRAMMTQFDECRLKHIPREENNKVDALSKFASSKIKESSGSVPDEARLALEEVHEGICGQYLGGRALAHKITRLGFYWQEMIVDAKEYVKRCDRCQKHAPVVRQPPKMLTSINSPIPFAMWGMNILEPFPMATTQRKFLIVAIDYFSKWIEAKPLAKIMTKQVYQFLTTCRVTTGATPFMLAYGAEAVVTLEISHSSPRIQAYNAEENEEGKRLALDLIDEVRDIVHAKIAKYQKNASFYYNLRVKESFFKQGDFVLRRWKLLD